The Bacteroidota bacterium genome has a window encoding:
- a CDS encoding VTT domain-containing protein — MRRFWVFTLVLLGAMLLLFFVVQALHLPFLEESPDFWMAQEKWVAALAGIGLLVADVVAPVPSSIIMFVNGVLFGVFLGSLLSILGGLGATLTGHWIGTKGEAAGKRWMGEMALDRARTFFQKHGLIALIVSRPIPILAEAISIIAGISRNAPQTVDSGHHPRPDPCSRPLCHRRRLCRRSEQRPLCISRRNAAGNHCLGHWEADFAFEAQNLLRFQLIDLPIIPTSIV; from the coding sequence ATGAGACGCTTTTGGGTGTTCACGCTTGTATTGCTGGGCGCGATGCTGCTGCTTTTTTTCGTGGTCCAGGCCCTGCATTTACCGTTTTTGGAGGAAAGCCCTGATTTCTGGATGGCACAGGAAAAATGGGTGGCCGCCTTGGCAGGAATCGGCTTGCTCGTGGCCGATGTCGTAGCGCCGGTACCTTCGAGCATTATCATGTTCGTGAATGGCGTCCTTTTTGGGGTATTTCTAGGTAGCCTGCTTTCCATTCTTGGCGGATTGGGTGCCACCTTGACGGGCCATTGGATTGGTACGAAGGGCGAGGCGGCGGGCAAACGCTGGATGGGCGAAATGGCCCTGGACCGCGCACGTACCTTTTTCCAGAAGCATGGTTTGATCGCATTGATTGTTTCACGCCCGATTCCGATCCTCGCCGAAGCGATCAGCATCATTGCCGGCATTTCCAGGAATGCCCCGCAAACAGTTGATTCCGGGCACCATCCTCGGCCTGATCCCTGCAGCCGTCCTCTATGCCATCGCAGGCGCTTATGCCGTCGATCTGAACAGCGGCCTCTATGCATTTCTCGCCGTAATGCTGCTGGCAACCACTGTTTGGGCCATTGGGAGGCTGATTTTGCATTCGAAGCGCAGAACCTCCTCCGTTTCCAATTGATTGATTTACCAATTATTCCAACTTCAATAGTTTAA
- a CDS encoding acyl-CoA thioesterase, whose amino-acid sequence MQLPKVLQSEAIVRFQDCDPFNHLNNARYIDYFLNAREDQLLKHYGLDIYGHAMTTGAGWVVGRNQIAYFKPAKLMEQVVIETQLIRFGSRDITVEMRMLDAEKTQIKAFMWANFIHFRVASGKSEVHSEQLMNMFGEVHAPMEAATFDERFMQLVGGSSKASRG is encoded by the coding sequence ATGCAACTTCCAAAAGTCCTCCAAAGTGAGGCCATTGTTCGGTTTCAGGATTGCGATCCCTTCAACCACCTGAACAATGCCCGTTACATCGACTACTTCCTCAATGCCCGCGAGGATCAGTTGCTCAAGCATTACGGGCTTGATATCTACGGCCATGCCATGACGACGGGCGCCGGTTGGGTCGTGGGCCGCAATCAGATCGCCTATTTCAAGCCCGCCAAGCTCATGGAGCAGGTGGTCATCGAAACGCAGCTGATTCGTTTTGGCAGCAGGGACATTACCGTAGAGATGCGGATGCTGGACGCAGAAAAAACGCAGATCAAGGCCTTTATGTGGGCAAATTTCATCCACTTCCGTGTTGCGTCAGGCAAATCTGAGGTGCATTCGGAGCAGCTGATGAATATGTTTGGCGAAGTGCATGCTCCGATGGAGGCAGCAACATTCGATGAACGGTTTATGCAGTTGGTCGGCGGGAGCTCGAAGGCTTCGCGGGGCTGA
- a CDS encoding TetR/AcrR family transcriptional regulator — translation MEAKADRTRRIIIEKASSLFNRKGYHGTSMSDILKATGLAKGGVYGHFSGKEEIAAEAFEHAFYKVMDELAIRIKSSETALGKLEAILDFYALFLSAPPVDGGCPILNQSGYALDDVPAMAKLVSRATRTMLDALVRILEKGQKYGQIKAEIEAEAYAEIIYSRIEGALALAKATRDEVRLHRLLEALRQDMRRDLTA, via the coding sequence ATGGAAGCGAAAGCCGACCGCACGCGGCGGATCATCATCGAGAAGGCGAGCAGTCTGTTTAACCGAAAAGGTTATCACGGCACTTCCATGAGTGACATTCTCAAAGCAACAGGATTGGCCAAGGGAGGCGTTTACGGGCACTTTTCCGGGAAAGAAGAGATTGCCGCAGAGGCCTTTGAGCACGCCTTCTACAAGGTCATGGACGAATTGGCGATCCGGATCAAAAGCAGCGAAACGGCATTGGGGAAACTCGAAGCCATTCTTGATTTCTATGCACTTTTCCTTTCCGCCCCGCCCGTGGACGGCGGCTGTCCGATTCTGAATCAGTCCGGCTACGCCTTGGACGATGTGCCCGCGATGGCCAAACTCGTTTCCCGCGCGACGCGTACGATGCTCGATGCACTCGTCCGTATCCTCGAGAAAGGCCAAAAATATGGCCAAATCAAAGCAGAAATAGAGGCTGAGGCCTACGCAGAAATTATTTACAGCAGGATTGAAGGTGCCTTGGCACTTGCAAAGGCGACGCGTGACGAGGTGCGGCTGCACCGGTTGCTCGAAGCTTTGCGGCAAGACATGCGCCGAGACCTGACCGCATAA
- a CDS encoding ferritin-like protein — translation MSYLQFPRLIFSGKFQADPSTVNNDPEHFNTARFQPNYDEFGQGASNGWWNPKVPAHGASRLFVTQVEYLDGSVCDDPNLDPVVGMPINSVVDRVEGKLVDLDPEQQMVSAIWGFQVYLGAKNSEIGFGGDYAVASFGDIWVRYPKGSPDSFFGAYYQSVIQLKKGITGAPSSRYLQELQTATGTGNELSIKFNVDGYVDDNTQVDFTFGRVTGAIGAQQAAEPRQFISGRTILAAPGTTPGLNTAYATVQNNFLHLDLGNSLPTTSAGGHLQSFGNLMLATEDSAGNTVFLGTVPYAGNDWYGRTAGIVSFPLTPANKTLVGNHPLSLVQPGSGGNTVFASESANGQYVRADQFVFRFNPTETNIATLYATKFGKPMPSATISFQMDSSNMVGQQTQGPLAGPPAGIPTSAITFPGAVTNPKGGFQVKTLSNGLATISIQATDPGNPRGYIDGQVYGVAYQLGPVPPVVGAIGNPSQILNLLVFSGYAIPDQPTWIEDVQPIFQQYADLYPVMKRIVDLGNTARDETPEHSQECLQHPESDPNYMPVTRDLSKPKREMLLRWLDNPAYVNLDSVPQLMQALQTAIELEHSTIPPYLTAMYSIMPGHNEEVASLIRGVVIEEMLHMSLACNILISIGGSPSIGQPGFIPTYPGGLPGGLRNGLTVNLKRCSIEQIRDCFMQIEMPEELILQRMRRMDPKPRCQNAGQCLSNSPNMEYAEYTIGWFYDQIKAALTNLSDSGQITFGNADKQVSEWSGLGKLYVINSLQDALNAIDEIKDQGEGTDAKDPMDGDGELAHYYKYSEIVEGRQLIQTPTGGWAYTGPQIPFDPAGVYPMIDNPSLVAYPEGSRAALLSQMFAESYQALLLSLHETFNGNPGNLRASIGAMYSMGLQAVELMQTPTGLNDGLNAGPKFKVNYEQM, via the coding sequence ATGAGTTATTTGCAGTTTCCAAGACTGATCTTCTCGGGAAAATTCCAGGCAGATCCCTCCACGGTCAACAATGATCCGGAGCACTTCAATACAGCGCGCTTCCAACCCAACTACGACGAATTTGGGCAAGGGGCGAGCAATGGGTGGTGGAATCCAAAGGTACCGGCGCATGGCGCTTCAAGATTGTTCGTGACGCAAGTCGAATACCTCGACGGTTCGGTTTGCGACGATCCAAACCTGGATCCCGTCGTCGGAATGCCTATCAACAGTGTGGTGGACCGCGTCGAAGGCAAATTGGTGGATTTGGACCCCGAGCAGCAGATGGTTTCCGCGATTTGGGGCTTTCAGGTCTATCTCGGCGCGAAAAATTCGGAAATCGGATTTGGCGGGGACTATGCCGTGGCCTCCTTCGGAGACATCTGGGTCCGCTATCCCAAAGGCTCGCCGGATTCGTTTTTTGGAGCCTATTACCAAAGCGTGATCCAGCTCAAAAAGGGAATCACCGGCGCGCCAAGTTCGCGCTATTTGCAGGAATTGCAGACAGCAACAGGAACAGGCAACGAATTGAGCATCAAGTTCAATGTCGATGGCTACGTGGATGACAATACGCAGGTGGATTTCACTTTTGGACGTGTGACGGGCGCTATTGGGGCGCAACAAGCCGCTGAACCAAGGCAATTTATCTCTGGACGGACGATTTTGGCCGCCCCGGGGACAACGCCCGGATTGAATACGGCTTATGCGACGGTGCAGAACAATTTTCTTCACTTGGATCTCGGCAATAGCCTTCCCACGACAAGTGCGGGCGGACATTTGCAATCCTTTGGAAATCTGATGCTTGCGACCGAAGACAGTGCAGGAAACACCGTTTTCCTCGGGACCGTCCCCTATGCTGGAAACGATTGGTATGGCCGAACAGCGGGCATCGTCAGTTTTCCATTGACCCCGGCCAACAAAACCCTGGTCGGGAACCATCCGCTCAGTTTGGTGCAGCCGGGTAGCGGCGGCAATACGGTATTCGCTTCCGAATCGGCCAACGGGCAATATGTGCGCGCTGACCAGTTTGTATTCCGCTTTAATCCGACGGAAACCAACATTGCCACGCTCTACGCGACCAAATTTGGAAAACCGATGCCCAGCGCAACAATTTCCTTCCAAATGGACAGTTCCAACATGGTCGGTCAGCAAACGCAAGGGCCGCTTGCAGGGCCGCCCGCAGGCATTCCGACGTCTGCAATCACGTTCCCGGGCGCAGTGACCAACCCCAAAGGTGGATTTCAAGTCAAGACGCTCTCCAACGGCCTCGCCACCATTTCGATCCAAGCAACCGATCCTGGAAATCCGCGCGGGTACATCGACGGACAGGTTTATGGCGTGGCCTATCAATTGGGGCCGGTGCCGCCAGTGGTCGGTGCGATCGGCAATCCCAGCCAAATCCTGAATCTGCTGGTTTTCAGCGGCTATGCGATTCCGGATCAACCCACCTGGATCGAAGATGTCCAGCCCATTTTCCAGCAATATGCCGACCTCTATCCGGTCATGAAACGGATTGTGGACTTGGGGAATACGGCTCGTGATGAAACACCGGAGCATTCTCAAGAATGTCTTCAGCACCCCGAATCCGATCCGAATTACATGCCCGTCACGCGCGACCTGAGCAAGCCCAAACGCGAAATGTTGCTTAGATGGCTGGACAATCCGGCGTATGTGAATCTGGATTCGGTACCCCAATTGATGCAAGCCCTGCAAACGGCCATCGAATTGGAGCATTCGACAATACCGCCTTATCTCACGGCCATGTACAGCATCATGCCCGGCCACAACGAGGAAGTTGCGAGCCTGATTCGCGGGGTCGTGATCGAGGAAATGCTGCATATGTCATTGGCCTGCAACATCTTGATCTCGATTGGCGGCAGTCCGTCGATCGGGCAACCCGGATTCATTCCGACCTATCCTGGAGGATTGCCCGGTGGATTGCGCAATGGCCTCACGGTGAACCTCAAACGGTGTTCGATCGAGCAGATTCGGGATTGTTTCATGCAAATTGAAATGCCGGAGGAGTTGATCCTGCAACGGATGCGTCGCATGGACCCCAAACCTCGATGCCAAAATGCGGGCCAATGCCTGAGCAACAGCCCCAACATGGAATATGCCGAATACACCATTGGCTGGTTTTACGATCAAATCAAGGCTGCGCTGACCAATTTGAGCGATTCCGGCCAAATTACATTCGGGAATGCCGACAAGCAGGTGAGCGAATGGAGTGGCCTCGGCAAGCTGTATGTCATCAACAGCCTTCAGGATGCCCTCAACGCGATCGATGAAATCAAGGATCAAGGCGAAGGAACGGATGCCAAGGACCCGATGGATGGCGACGGCGAATTGGCACACTATTATAAGTATTCGGAGATCGTGGAGGGCCGGCAACTGATCCAAACGCCGACTGGCGGCTGGGCTTATACAGGTCCGCAGATCCCCTTCGATCCGGCAGGCGTGTACCCGATGATCGACAACCCAAGTTTGGTGGCTTATCCCGAAGGTTCTCGCGCGGCTTTGCTTTCGCAGATGTTTGCGGAGAGCTATCAGGCCTTGCTGTTGTCGCTCCACGAGACCTTCAATGGCAATCCAGGCAATCTGCGGGCCTCGATCGGCGCCATGTACAGCATGGGATTGCAGGCCGTCGAGCTGATGCAAACGCCAACGGGTTTGAACGACGGTTTGAATGCCGGTCCAAAGTTCAAGGTCAATTATGAGCAGATGTAA